Proteins from a single region of bacterium:
- the pilM gene encoding pilus assembly protein PilM has product MISWSISDIAGIHLGDSHITAARLVKKGKNLPVITHVGWAPYDASASEKDIAGVLKSFWRSIRMPTKMVCSSLRSSSMVMRYFKMPEMSLPEMKSALVLQAEEAMQLTRDKLSIDWHVQERPKGVGGSVHAMLEGVLTAAPAKDVERQLAILTLAGLDPVIVDVRAMAVANLFLLLDNQVGEASVCLVNMSPHSADVIVMRKLGGVYPYTVFCRATTWEQAPGFLSENIRDVLKYSEYKLDWDSVKRVLLTGEVPESKVFIDHLKDDLKLPVEVWNPLTVMTAKDQRAKDKLAESSVSNSLLVPALGLALRGGVI; this is encoded by the coding sequence GTGATCAGTTGGTCAATATCCGATATTGCTGGGATTCATCTGGGGGATAGCCATATCACGGCCGCCCGGTTGGTCAAAAAAGGGAAAAACCTTCCCGTTATCACTCATGTTGGTTGGGCACCCTACGACGCCTCCGCCTCGGAGAAGGATATTGCCGGGGTACTCAAGTCTTTTTGGCGTTCAATCCGGATGCCCACCAAAATGGTGTGTTCCTCGCTCCGGAGTTCATCGATGGTGATGCGCTATTTCAAGATGCCGGAGATGTCATTGCCCGAAATGAAGTCGGCCTTAGTTTTGCAGGCAGAAGAGGCGATGCAATTGACGCGGGATAAATTATCGATCGATTGGCATGTTCAGGAGCGGCCCAAGGGAGTTGGTGGATCGGTACATGCAATGCTTGAAGGGGTGCTGACTGCGGCCCCGGCCAAAGATGTGGAACGGCAGTTGGCAATCTTGACGCTCGCAGGGTTAGATCCCGTTATTGTTGATGTCCGGGCTATGGCGGTCGCAAATCTCTTTCTGTTATTGGATAATCAAGTCGGTGAGGCTTCGGTGTGTCTGGTAAATATGTCGCCCCATTCAGCTGACGTCATTGTGATGCGGAAATTAGGCGGTGTTTACCCCTATACCGTGTTTTGCCGGGCAACAACGTGGGAGCAGGCGCCAGGTTTTCTCAGCGAAAATATCCGGGATGTGTTGAAATACAGCGAGTATAAACTGGATTGGGACAGCGTGAAACGTGTGTTGTTAACCGGCGAGGTACCGGAGTCGAAGGTGTTCATCGATCATTTAAAGGATGATTTGAAGTTGCCGGTTGAGGTTTGGAATCCGCTGACCGTGATGACGGCCAAAGATCAGCGCGCGAAGGATAAGTTGGCCGAATCCTCAGTCAGCAATTCGTTGCTGGTGCCGGCCCTTGGATTGGCATTAAGGGGGGGCGTGATATGA